The following are encoded in a window of Penaeus vannamei isolate JL-2024 chromosome 17, ASM4276789v1, whole genome shotgun sequence genomic DNA:
- the LOC113829392 gene encoding collagen alpha chain CG42342, with amino-acid sequence MSRPPGKPGRRGRPGKKGDTGDVGPLGLKGHRGYPGFPGPIGLDGPKGEPGEPGEKGVKGDPGSGYDIFAKAKGIKRSITSLEGGTLGYAEIIAIKGTPGGAWDYIDSDRVLAIKGEPGEPGPPGPMGLNGKDGLPGVDGRDGYPGEPGPPGPVGAPGTAGPAGPQGPPGPLGPVGERGFRGMAGIPGMDGLPGPIGPPGLPGPEGKTGSVGSPGEKGSKGERGVTTVNGKEVAAAILEGPPGPPGPPGPPGFKGERGIEGPIGPPGIDGVLGPRGPRGKRGKRGRRGQPGTAAQRGLPGKPGPKGEPGRVGDRGEKGEKGSMGSIGPKGDSGPRGPSGIDGIHGEPGPQGPPGLPGALGPKGEKGDYGDIGPPGLMGPPGLPGPPGLPGLKGDKGDKGDSEGPKSRSAVVRPARGKLGDSGMWTEVEGEVIMGPPGPPGPPGTPGLQGPPGIKGAMGQDGIKGDPGEKGDKGDPGPMGLPGPMGIRGEAGRAGESGKPGPMGPPGLDGIKGARGEIGKKGERGDPGLPGTDGIPGVEGPKGEKGMKGERGNQGRRGRRGNPGPKGEMGVPGLDAPCPTGPDGLPLPGCGWRPGQGRNIMRPLGVGLGISPIDASPLEPPITTSTIAPLDDYDDYEDYEDEDSKK; translated from the exons GGCCCCATCGGCTTGGACGGGCCAAAGGGTGAACCA GGCGAGCCGGGCGAAAAGGGCGTGAAGGGCGACCCCGGCAGCGGCTACGACATCTTCGCCAAAGCCAAG GGCATTAAAAGATCTATAACAAGCTTGGAAGGTGGTACGTTAGGCTATGCAGAAATCATCGCTATTAAG GGAACTCCCGGAGGAGCCTGGGATTACATAGATTCTGATAGAGTATTAGCTATTAAA GGCGAGCCGGGCGAGCCTGGGCCTCCCGGACCCATGGGGCTCAACGGCAAGGACGGCCTCCCGGGCGTGGACGGGCGCGACGGCTACCCGGGCGAGCCAGGTCCGCCAGGGCCCGTGGGCGCCCCGGGCACCGCCGGACCCGCGGGGCCGCAGGGGCCGCCCGGACCCCTGGGACCCGTCGGCGAGAGG GGTTTCCGAGGGATGGCAGGAATCCCTGGAATGGATGGTCTGCCTGGACCTATTGGACCTCCTGGTCTACCT GGCCCAGAAGGCAAGACCGGCAGCGTGGGATCTCCC GGTGAGAAGGGCAGCAAGGGCGAGCGAGGCGTCACCACTGTGAACGGCAAGGAAGTTGCAGCAGCCATTCTTGAAGGTCCTCCAGGGCCGCCAG GTCCCCCTGGGCCACCTGGTTTCAAAGGTGAACGTGGCATTGAGGGACCAATTGGACCCCCTGGGATTGATGGTGTACTAGGCCCACGAGGACCCAGGGGCAAGCGGGGCAAGAGG GGACGACGTGGCCAACCAGGCACAGCAGCACAGAGAGGTCTTCCAGGAAAGCCTGGGCCTAAGGGTGAACCAGGACGAGTGGGCGACAGGGGTGAGAAAG GAGAGAAAGGTTCCATGGGTTCTATTGGTCCTAAGGGAGATAGTGGCCCAAGAGGACCCTCAGGCATTGATGGAATCCACGGCGAACCTGGCCCACAGGGTCCTCCTGGCCTTCCTGGGGCTCTTGGTcctaagggagagaagggtgactATGGTGATATAGGTCCTCCAGGTCTCATGGGACCCCCTGGCCTTCCTGGACCTCCA GGCCTGCCAGGTCTCAAAGGTGATAAGGGCGATAAGGGTGATTCG GAGGGGCCCAAGTCACGGTCAGCTGTTGTGCGGCCGGCGAGGGGCAAACTT GGAGACAGTGGTATGTGGacggaagtagagggagaagtg ATCATGGGACCACCAGGACCTCCTGGACCACCAGGAACCCCAGGCTTGCAGGGTCCTCCAGGCATCAAAGGAGCAATGGGACAGGATGGCATTAAGGGTGATCCA GGTGAAAAGGGCGATAAGGGTGATCCTGGCCCCATGGGTCTTCCTGGTCCTATGGGAATCAGAGGAGAGGCTGGTCGAGCTGGAGAGAGTGGCAAACCTGGCCCAATG GGACCTCCTGGGCTGGATGGTATTAAG GGTGCTAGAGGTGAAATTGGCAAAAAGGGTGAACGAGGTGATCCTGGACTACCT GGAACGGACGGGATTCCAGGGGTTGAG GGACCTAAGGGCGAGAAGGGCatgaaaggagaaagg GGTAATCAGGGACGGCGTGGACGTCGAGGCAATCCTGGAcctaagggagagatgggagttCCTGGCCTGGATGCTCCTTGCCCGACAGGACCTGACGGCCTTCCTCTACCTGGGTGCGGTTGGCGGCCGGGTCAG GGGAGGAATATAATGCGTCCCTTGGGTGTGGGTTTGGGCATCAGTCCCATTGATGCATCTCCATTGGAGCcacccatcaccacctccacgaTTGCGCCTTTGGATGACTATGACGACTATGAAGACTATGAGGATGAGGACTCTAAGAAATGA